The Desmonostoc muscorum LEGE 12446 genome includes a region encoding these proteins:
- a CDS encoding anti-sigma factor family protein, with protein MTTDSQFDDRSHLQLPEDLSDGIVEYTNESTGFMDMVKRDRFELLSAYLDGEVTAAERRQVEEWLANDASVQCLYARLLKVRQGLRTLPVPTPQQCPEATAQQVLARLRRRSRFNWMVGSAAAAACVIGAVSGLLPGGGSRTPQLAQRPQIQPIQTSSASVVPPSSLMVGLNNPVIEIPKAAVASPENSIYLVPPQRRDSRDDIN; from the coding sequence ATGACTACTGATTCTCAGTTTGATGATCGTTCCCACTTACAACTTCCTGAAGATTTGTCAGATGGAATAGTTGAGTATACCAATGAATCAACGGGTTTTATGGATATGGTGAAGCGCGATCGCTTCGAGTTATTAAGTGCTTATCTCGATGGTGAAGTCACAGCAGCCGAACGCAGGCAAGTAGAAGAATGGTTGGCAAATGATGCCTCAGTTCAATGCTTGTATGCCCGACTGTTAAAAGTTAGACAGGGCTTGCGGACTCTCCCAGTGCCCACACCCCAACAGTGTCCAGAAGCAACAGCCCAGCAGGTATTGGCACGTTTGCGCCGACGTTCTCGTTTCAACTGGATGGTTGGAAGCGCAGCCGCAGCGGCTTGTGTAATTGGGGCAGTATCTGGCTTATTACCTGGTGGTGGTTCGAGAACACCACAACTGGCACAACGGCCACAAATACAACCAATACAAACCTCGTCAGCGTCTGTTGTACCTCCTTCCTCGCTAATGGTGGGGCTAAATAATCCGGTAATTGAAATTCCGAAAGCAGCAGTAGCCTCTCCGGAAAATTCAATTTATCTAGTACCGCCGCAACGTCGGGACTCCAGAGACGACATAAATTAA
- a CDS encoding SfnB family sulfur acquisition oxidoreductase, whose amino-acid sequence MTTTIDTEQKAHVITSDAEAIAIAHELAADFVKEDSERDQQRRLPYEEVKKFSASGLWGITVPKEYGGAFVSHATLAEVIKIISEADSSLGQIPQNHLYMVEAIHLDGTDEQKQFFFDLVLQGKRFGNAFSEIGTKSVTDVQTRLEKSGDEYILNGRKYYSAGALLAHWIPVIAANEEGKTAIAFVERDAPGITLLDDWTSFGQRTTASGTTILENVKVKPEHVIPHYLAFERATPMGAVAQIIQAAVDVGIAKASIRDTINFVRNHTRPWVDSNLEHAYDDPLTIYNLGQVQIQVHAAEALLKRAGEFIDAANASDLEEAKVVEASIAVAEAKALATEASLLATNKLFELAGTKSTLQQFNYDRHWRNARAHTLHDPVRWKYYAVGNYFLNNVNPPRHPWL is encoded by the coding sequence ATGACAACTACAATTGATACCGAACAAAAAGCTCATGTGATTACAAGTGATGCCGAAGCGATCGCGATCGCTCATGAATTAGCTGCTGATTTTGTCAAAGAAGATTCAGAACGCGATCAACAACGGCGTTTACCTTATGAAGAGGTGAAAAAGTTTTCTGCTAGTGGGTTGTGGGGGATTACAGTTCCCAAAGAGTATGGTGGTGCGTTTGTATCTCATGCCACTCTGGCAGAAGTCATCAAAATTATCTCCGAAGCAGATTCCAGTCTCGGACAAATTCCTCAAAATCACCTCTACATGGTGGAAGCAATTCATCTAGATGGCACAGATGAACAAAAGCAATTTTTCTTTGATTTGGTATTACAAGGTAAAAGGTTTGGCAATGCCTTTTCGGAAATTGGTACTAAATCCGTTACCGATGTCCAGACGCGTTTGGAAAAGTCTGGTGATGAATATATTCTCAATGGGCGTAAATATTATTCTGCTGGTGCATTGTTAGCTCATTGGATTCCCGTAATTGCTGCTAATGAAGAAGGTAAAACGGCGATCGCTTTTGTGGAGCGAGATGCACCAGGAATAACTTTACTTGATGACTGGACAAGCTTTGGACAGCGAACTACTGCTAGCGGCACCACCATTCTAGAAAATGTCAAAGTCAAACCAGAGCATGTGATTCCCCATTACCTAGCATTCGAGCGTGCCACCCCTATGGGCGCTGTAGCTCAGATTATTCAAGCTGCCGTAGATGTGGGAATTGCCAAAGCATCTATACGAGATACTATAAACTTTGTTCGTAACCATACTCGTCCTTGGGTTGATAGTAATTTAGAACATGCCTACGACGATCCTTTGACTATCTATAACCTTGGACAAGTCCAAATCCAGGTTCATGCTGCCGAAGCATTGCTAAAGCGTGCTGGTGAGTTTATTGATGCAGCAAATGCTTCAGACTTGGAAGAAGCCAAGGTAGTCGAGGCTTCTATTGCAGTTGCTGAAGCAAAAGCATTGGCAACAGAAGCATCATTGCTAGCAACTAATAAATTATTTGAACTAGCAGGTACTAAATCTACGTTGCAGCAATTTAACTACGATCGCCATTGGCGGAATGCCAGAGCGCATACCTTACACGATCCCGTGCGTTGGAAATACTACGCTGTAGGTAACTACTTTCTCAACAACGTCAATCCACCACGCCATCCTTGGTTGTAA
- the leuS gene encoding leucine--tRNA ligase — MDSRYNPAAIEEKWQKTWAELGLDRTPTASNKPKFYALSMFPYPSGSLHMGHVRNYTITDVIARLKRMQGYRVIHPMGWDAFGLPAENAAIDRGVPPAKWTYQNIAQMRQQLQRLGLSIDWECEVATCSPEYYKWTQWIFLQFLQAGLAYQKEAAVNWDPIDQTVLANEQVDNEGRSWRSGAIVERKLLRQWFFKITDYAEELLNDLDKLTGWPERVKLMQANWIGKSTGAYLEFPIVGIDEKIAVYTTRPDTVFGVSYVVLAPEHPLTKRVTTKEQQATVEAFIKEVSNQSELERTAEDKPKRGVPTGGVAINPFTGEEVPIWIADYVLYEYGTGAVMGVPAHDIRDFKFARTYDLPIDFVIASPDDVVGFDLTPTSETDEVTQLVQIEYNQAYTEPGILINSGAFTGMTSTDAKQAIVDYAEQQGFGKMRVQYRLRDWLISRQRYWGAPIPVIHCPNCGIVPVPDKDLPVQLPEEVEFTGRGGSPLTQLESWVNVPCPTCGTPAKRETDTMDTFIDSSWYFLRFPDAKNEQQVFDSSKINDWMPVDQYVGGIEHAILHLLYSRFFTKVLRDRGLLNFDEPFQRLLTQGMVQGLTYLNPNKGGKDKWIPSNLVNAADPRDPQTGEPLQRLYATMSKSKGNGVAPEDVISKYGIDTARMFILFKAPPGKDLEWDEADVEGQFRFLNRVWRLVTDYVAAGVSRKKPQLSDLSKPEKELRRAIHTAIQAVTEDVEDEYQFNTAISELMKLSNALTDADGKNSPIYAEGIRTLVVLLAPFAPHIADELWQLLGESDSVHTQTWPSFDPTALVADEITLVIQIMGKTRGTIQVPAQADKAALEKYARESEVTQRYIEGKEIKKVIVVPGKLVNFVVS; from the coding sequence GTGGATTCCCGATACAACCCCGCAGCAATTGAGGAAAAATGGCAAAAAACATGGGCAGAACTTGGCTTAGATCGAACACCGACAGCTAGCAACAAGCCAAAATTCTACGCTTTGTCCATGTTCCCTTATCCATCGGGCAGCTTACACATGGGTCACGTCCGTAATTATACCATTACTGACGTGATTGCCCGCCTCAAGCGAATGCAAGGGTATCGGGTAATACACCCAATGGGTTGGGATGCTTTTGGCTTGCCAGCAGAAAACGCTGCCATTGACCGTGGTGTACCGCCAGCAAAGTGGACTTATCAGAATATTGCCCAGATGCGGCAACAATTGCAGCGTCTTGGTTTATCCATAGACTGGGAATGCGAAGTCGCTACCTGTTCGCCAGAATATTACAAGTGGACGCAATGGATTTTCTTGCAGTTTTTGCAAGCGGGTTTAGCTTACCAAAAAGAAGCTGCGGTAAACTGGGACCCCATTGACCAAACTGTACTGGCAAATGAACAAGTCGATAACGAAGGACGTTCTTGGCGCAGCGGGGCAATAGTTGAGCGCAAATTGTTGCGGCAGTGGTTTTTTAAGATTACTGACTATGCCGAAGAATTACTCAATGACTTGGATAAGTTGACGGGTTGGCCTGAGCGCGTCAAATTAATGCAGGCAAATTGGATTGGGAAATCCACAGGCGCTTACTTAGAATTTCCGATTGTTGGGATAGATGAAAAAATCGCTGTATACACCACACGCCCAGATACAGTTTTTGGCGTGAGTTACGTGGTGTTAGCACCAGAACATCCTTTAACAAAGCGTGTCACCACAAAAGAACAACAAGCGACAGTAGAAGCGTTTATTAAAGAGGTTTCTAATCAAAGTGAGTTGGAACGTACCGCTGAAGATAAACCTAAGCGGGGTGTCCCCACAGGTGGGGTAGCAATTAACCCGTTTACAGGCGAAGAAGTGCCCATTTGGATTGCTGATTACGTACTGTATGAATATGGTACTGGGGCAGTCATGGGTGTACCGGCACACGATATCCGGGATTTTAAGTTTGCCCGGACTTATGATTTGCCGATTGATTTTGTCATTGCTTCCCCAGATGATGTTGTAGGTTTTGACTTAACTCCAACATCAGAGACGGATGAAGTCACACAACTCGTGCAAATTGAATACAACCAGGCATACACTGAACCAGGAATTTTAATTAATTCCGGTGCTTTTACTGGTATGACTTCCACAGATGCTAAACAAGCGATCGTTGACTATGCCGAACAACAAGGTTTTGGTAAAATGCGGGTGCAATATCGGTTGCGGGATTGGTTGATTTCCCGGCAGCGTTACTGGGGCGCACCGATACCCGTAATTCACTGTCCTAATTGTGGGATAGTACCAGTGCCCGATAAAGATTTGCCAGTACAGTTGCCGGAAGAGGTGGAATTTACTGGACGTGGTGGTTCACCTTTGACTCAGTTGGAAAGTTGGGTAAATGTACCTTGTCCGACTTGCGGCACTCCAGCGAAGCGGGAAACTGACACGATGGATACTTTTATTGATTCCTCGTGGTATTTCTTGCGTTTCCCTGACGCTAAGAATGAACAACAGGTTTTTGATTCCAGTAAAATCAATGACTGGATGCCAGTAGATCAATACGTAGGTGGGATTGAACACGCGATTTTACATTTGTTGTATTCGCGGTTCTTTACCAAGGTGCTGCGGGACAGAGGCTTGTTGAATTTTGATGAACCGTTCCAACGTCTGTTAACTCAAGGCATGGTGCAGGGTTTAACTTACTTGAATCCCAACAAGGGCGGCAAAGATAAATGGATTCCTTCTAATCTGGTGAATGCTGCCGACCCACGCGACCCCCAGACAGGCGAACCGTTGCAACGTCTTTACGCCACCATGTCTAAATCCAAGGGTAACGGTGTAGCGCCAGAAGATGTAATTTCCAAATATGGTATAGACACAGCGCGGATGTTCATCTTGTTCAAAGCGCCGCCAGGAAAAGACCTGGAATGGGATGAAGCTGATGTAGAAGGACAATTCCGCTTTTTAAATCGGGTTTGGCGTTTGGTGACAGATTATGTTGCTGCTGGGGTATCCCGGAAGAAACCCCAACTTTCTGATTTAAGTAAGCCAGAAAAGGAATTGCGGCGGGCAATTCACACTGCTATTCAAGCGGTGACGGAAGACGTGGAAGATGAATATCAATTCAACACAGCTATTTCAGAATTGATGAAATTGAGTAATGCTTTAACTGATGCCGATGGGAAAAATTCACCAATTTACGCAGAAGGCATTCGGACTTTGGTGGTATTGCTAGCGCCCTTTGCACCACACATTGCTGATGAATTGTGGCAGTTGTTGGGTGAAAGTGATTCTGTTCACACGCAAACCTGGCCATCATTTGACCCCACTGCTTTAGTAGCTGATGAAATCACTTTAGTGATTCAAATTATGGGCAAGACTCGTGGGACAATTCAAGTACCGGCACAAGCTGATAAAGCCGCGTTGGAAAAATACGCCCGTGAATCTGAAGTAACCCAGCGTTACATTGAAGGCAAAGAGATTAAAAAGGTAATTGTGGTGCCTGGGAAGTTGGTAAATTTTGTAGTCAGCTAA
- a CDS encoding gamma-glutamylcyclotransferase family protein, with amino-acid sequence MFESNIKFSDLVQVFVYGTLKPGEGNYKRYCAGKVVDVKRAFVQGKLFALPMGYPAMTPGDSQVYGYLLSFANPMILNQLDVLEDYHPTRQMSENLYGRKTIEVYQGEWLSLGWAWVYLMSLEQVDKLGGVLQPDGWWSGSGITKYSYYL; translated from the coding sequence ATGTTTGAATCAAATATAAAATTTTCTGATTTGGTGCAGGTTTTTGTTTACGGTACCCTCAAACCAGGTGAAGGTAACTATAAGAGATACTGTGCTGGCAAAGTTGTAGATGTCAAAAGAGCTTTTGTACAAGGCAAATTGTTTGCTTTGCCAATGGGCTACCCAGCAATGACGCCAGGAGATAGCCAAGTGTACGGATATTTACTATCTTTTGCCAACCCAATGATTTTAAATCAGCTAGATGTGTTGGAAGATTACCACCCCACTAGACAAATGTCAGAAAACCTCTATGGCCGAAAAACTATCGAGGTTTATCAGGGAGAATGGCTTTCTCTGGGATGGGCTTGGGTTTACTTGATGAGTTTAGAGCAAGTTGACAAATTAGGAGGTGTCCTCCAACCTGACGGTTGGTGGAGTGGCTCCGGTATAACTAAGTACAGTTATTATCTATAA
- a CDS encoding sigma-70 family RNA polymerase sigma factor encodes MSQSITVSWSTVDAKYPEASVQVDKLPNHDLILRCQAGLRPDRAAFAELLRRYQTQVDRVLYHLAPDWGDRADLAQEVWIRVYRNINRLQEPAKFRGWLSRIATNLFYDELRKRKRIVSPLSLDAPRSVEDGEMDWEIAGDTPGPEEELTTREFYEQLREAIADLPEVFRTTIVLREIEGMAYEEIAEITGVSLGTVKSRIARARSRLQAQLQNYLDS; translated from the coding sequence ATGAGTCAGTCGATTACTGTATCCTGGTCAACGGTTGATGCAAAGTATCCAGAAGCATCAGTGCAAGTTGACAAACTTCCTAACCACGATTTAATTTTGCGTTGTCAAGCTGGACTGCGCCCGGATCGTGCTGCGTTTGCGGAACTATTGCGCCGCTATCAAACCCAAGTTGATAGGGTTCTATACCACCTAGCTCCAGATTGGGGTGACAGAGCTGATTTAGCTCAAGAGGTTTGGATTCGAGTCTATCGGAATATTAACCGATTACAAGAGCCTGCTAAATTTCGGGGCTGGTTAAGCCGCATTGCAACCAACTTGTTTTACGATGAGTTGCGAAAACGCAAGCGCATTGTCAGTCCTTTGTCACTCGATGCTCCCCGCTCAGTAGAGGATGGCGAGATGGATTGGGAAATTGCTGGCGATACCCCAGGACCGGAAGAAGAACTCACAACTCGAGAATTTTACGAGCAACTACGGGAAGCGATCGCGGATTTGCCAGAAGTATTTCGTACTACTATTGTCCTGAGAGAAATTGAAGGCATGGCATACGAAGAAATTGCTGAAATTACTGGAGTTTCCTTGGGAACGGTCAAATCAAGAATCGCCAGAGCTAGATCCAGATTGCAAGCTCAGTTGCAAAACTATCTAGATTCCTAA
- a CDS encoding L,D-transpeptidase, which produces MKKNVAKETDKRVSTLKLSAVNPETKSQTIKKNTANPTETPTKTRLVAQTEQENPSVANWPKALWPQASAQQIPSNKLVSGKTKVVVDLSDHRTYVYAGDEVIASYPIAIGKKGWETPTGSFQVMHMRHYPVWRHPITGKIFEAGTDSPLGDRWIGFWSDGRNEIGFHGTPDIDLLGTAVSHGCLRMRNSDVRLLYEQVSLGTTVLVRD; this is translated from the coding sequence ATTAAGAAAAATGTAGCTAAAGAAACTGACAAAAGAGTTTCTACGCTCAAGCTTTCTGCTGTTAACCCTGAAACCAAGTCCCAAACAATTAAGAAGAATACAGCTAATCCCACAGAAACACCAACCAAAACGCGGCTGGTGGCTCAAACAGAACAAGAAAATCCAAGTGTGGCTAATTGGCCAAAAGCTCTATGGCCTCAAGCTTCAGCCCAACAAATACCATCTAATAAGTTAGTATCTGGTAAAACAAAAGTGGTGGTTGATTTAAGCGATCACCGCACCTACGTATACGCAGGAGACGAGGTAATAGCCAGCTACCCAATAGCTATAGGTAAGAAAGGTTGGGAAACACCTACGGGTTCTTTCCAAGTAATGCACATGCGTCATTATCCAGTCTGGCGTCACCCGATTACTGGCAAAATATTTGAAGCAGGTACAGATAGTCCTTTGGGAGATAGATGGATTGGCTTTTGGTCAGATGGACGGAATGAAATAGGCTTTCACGGGACACCCGATATTGATCTACTGGGAACCGCTGTATCCCACGGTTGCCTAAGAATGCGTAATTCTGATGTCAGATTGTTGTATGAGCAAGTGAGTTTAGGAACAACAGTGTTAGTGCGTGATTGA